Proteins encoded in a region of the Enterococcus gilvus ATCC BAA-350 genome:
- a CDS encoding prealbumin-like fold domain-containing protein, with translation MKKISCFFAVLMLLLSVIVSQLIPVFAETIPESTTETTMDLLQKSDDTLETSADRLLPEAEDSNRGKDETLVEETADESEETQTTPSTSETESREPAKAAARQARTNLSNQIEVLEWRISNAKGEEVSETVAAVSNQAHDFSFKVQLDQMIKGDTFALDIPQIGGASKENDHWYMQSTDWIEVTDDQETVFYRYRIQQKTGTHTQEIQFEAMETSLTPLELELDFPGMLSNFVKTAGVFPVTFGKDDNDDPITKAIKFDVTDLNASNGFSFKYNTSTSKNSVKWGIRFNEAANIELSGDEVDYKVNGGKDNPYQGFYRDNPLRKPENWHEWGKNYTDIWSPDISSQGNEASYGGYIEDELPAGAEVTELTIGGLINLPMGLSASDLEAQTGGIPSSTIAYQSYVLADYGKGPVYRNAGDTGTLRPKAETGFTLLKQKAGESKSDFKDRVQSQPYQYGIYQDGAGRKTVMLHFGNMKRTGNQQERLQDQTDQEYSGKNFTDKDGATHQIPQFAVEAASATIGDQRSGYTENERDLLERYFTLTYGESNAIGGSIAAYNITLNVRYPPETAGEVSNNADIYTHSALTLNRTTPERMPKSNPSKATLKNPNAHIQLSKTEVMLQKLDADLFAENGDYIGINGAEFKLQKKVGTAWEDVGNPVKKFTTADYTYRDEEGDKLLPGIIKIDVAEILGVSGNTLKDTFRFVETKAPAGFSERDSPNWNNQAQAIVSDEFTLASSTSQGATVVVWNCHKEVTYKVEHWVQKEGFDGSNISHFERIVTEEKPGLVGDKVYGQPLDHLQVTHYYNANFTAQHGKPNGNVTDTAAGEPELVLKLYYTKDKDVPFTLYKLGMDGQPLRRTESAHVTFKVYRFMYKSGTDRATHPPTPENIAADYWRRVVVNSDNSLKSTTVNDPLPDLELTTDELGRIRDERLVFSTVFGAQLALVEVENTHPDYQVPPVEENYWVVQIKNPSGFDWVEGYGTKKTGRVKYRPEGTAVDYWAIPNRFDVEPTIYKVDENNDPMPSDDEKSVEFDVYEYIGPEADRPDKVTDAKKDHNNPLATGYKNNWNKLTGSPYTTNAEGKLVDAGGTPINLAPDKVYSFIERKTYDGYQLPNNHSFSTNRTSHWLVSPSGNLQSGFSGYVDSRPAQWLDSFYENAAGSDVRPEGIYLKNKKLTKIPIFKVDGDLNPITQHSADSFKFETFLYQGSSGYETAELGTGSWKKISGNTLADSFDSSGSGRLFTEDDSLETKVGRTEVVKEQIVGVREVKGMHDYVTHDGHWVVKLVWDPVAKVNKVTSIEYFENGELITGADSTIYHERLNGEAYLKNQKVPTYDFSFIKENERQQPLGNVAFALYKERNTTGSEDPNVADTRWDLSEEPYREAVSSLDIGDLGRVSFKALIEGSYLLVETKTVDGYHLPQGYWILTVNDQGKVTIRGSTDPPPPAFYKRDEELYLPNYRETIMPKAGGIGLHTVVSIGIVLLGLSALVFLEIYKRQLTEGIRFVSDKLKK, from the coding sequence ATGAAAAAGATAAGCTGTTTTTTTGCTGTGCTTATGCTGCTTTTATCTGTCATTGTCTCCCAATTGATCCCTGTATTTGCTGAAACAATCCCAGAATCCACTACGGAAACGACGATGGATTTGTTGCAGAAATCCGACGATACGTTAGAGACATCCGCGGATCGGCTGCTTCCTGAAGCAGAGGATTCCAACAGGGGTAAGGATGAAACACTCGTAGAAGAAACGGCGGATGAATCAGAAGAAACACAAACGACTCCATCAACTAGCGAGACAGAATCCCGTGAACCGGCCAAAGCGGCTGCACGCCAAGCAAGAACGAATCTCTCCAATCAAATCGAGGTGCTTGAGTGGCGGATCAGCAACGCGAAAGGAGAAGAAGTCTCCGAAACTGTCGCGGCAGTATCCAATCAAGCCCATGACTTTTCATTCAAAGTCCAACTTGATCAAATGATCAAGGGAGATACGTTCGCCCTCGACATTCCTCAAATAGGCGGGGCGTCTAAGGAAAATGATCATTGGTACATGCAAAGTACGGACTGGATAGAGGTTACAGATGATCAGGAAACGGTCTTTTACCGGTACCGTATCCAGCAAAAGACGGGTACCCACACCCAAGAGATTCAATTTGAAGCGATGGAAACATCGCTGACACCCCTTGAGTTAGAACTGGATTTCCCAGGCATGCTCTCAAATTTTGTGAAAACGGCCGGCGTGTTTCCCGTGACCTTCGGAAAAGACGACAACGATGATCCAATCACAAAAGCCATCAAATTTGACGTCACTGATTTGAACGCGTCTAACGGGTTCTCGTTTAAGTACAATACGTCCACATCTAAAAACTCGGTAAAATGGGGGATTCGCTTTAATGAAGCGGCAAATATCGAGCTTTCAGGAGATGAGGTCGATTACAAAGTCAATGGAGGAAAAGACAATCCATACCAAGGCTTCTATCGCGACAATCCCTTACGGAAACCAGAAAATTGGCACGAATGGGGAAAAAATTATACCGACATTTGGTCACCAGACATCAGCAGCCAAGGCAACGAAGCGAGCTATGGTGGATATATCGAAGACGAATTGCCAGCGGGAGCAGAAGTTACCGAGCTGACGATCGGCGGACTGATCAACTTGCCGATGGGCTTGTCGGCGTCAGACTTGGAGGCGCAAACGGGTGGAATCCCATCAAGTACGATCGCGTATCAATCCTATGTGCTGGCCGATTATGGCAAAGGACCTGTTTACCGAAATGCTGGAGATACGGGGACACTGCGGCCAAAAGCAGAAACGGGATTTACACTGCTGAAGCAAAAGGCGGGAGAAAGCAAGTCGGACTTTAAGGACCGTGTGCAGTCTCAGCCCTATCAATATGGGATCTATCAAGACGGTGCGGGTCGGAAAACAGTGATGCTGCATTTTGGAAACATGAAGCGTACCGGCAATCAGCAGGAACGGCTGCAGGATCAGACCGATCAGGAATATTCAGGGAAAAACTTTACAGATAAGGATGGGGCAACGCACCAGATTCCGCAATTTGCGGTAGAGGCGGCCTCGGCGACGATCGGTGATCAGCGAAGCGGCTATACTGAAAACGAACGAGACTTGTTGGAGCGCTATTTCACATTAACCTATGGGGAGAGCAATGCGATCGGCGGCTCGATCGCTGCCTACAACATTACCTTGAATGTGCGTTATCCGCCGGAAACAGCGGGAGAAGTCAGCAACAACGCGGATATTTACACCCACAGTGCGTTGACGCTCAATCGAACGACACCGGAACGAATGCCGAAATCCAATCCATCAAAAGCGACGTTGAAAAACCCGAATGCGCATATTCAATTGTCGAAAACAGAAGTGATGCTGCAAAAATTAGACGCAGATTTGTTCGCAGAGAACGGGGATTACATCGGGATCAACGGTGCCGAGTTCAAGCTGCAGAAAAAAGTCGGGACAGCGTGGGAAGATGTTGGAAATCCCGTAAAGAAATTCACGACTGCGGATTATACGTATAGAGACGAGGAAGGGGACAAGCTCCTTCCCGGCATCATCAAGATCGATGTTGCTGAAATTTTAGGTGTCTCTGGGAACACATTGAAGGACACCTTCCGTTTTGTTGAAACCAAGGCACCTGCCGGATTCAGTGAGCGAGACTCGCCAAACTGGAACAACCAGGCCCAAGCGATCGTGTCCGACGAATTCACACTTGCCTCATCGACGAGTCAAGGCGCTACCGTGGTCGTCTGGAACTGCCACAAGGAAGTCACCTATAAAGTCGAGCATTGGGTACAAAAAGAAGGCTTCGACGGGTCAAATATCAGTCATTTTGAGCGCATCGTTACAGAGGAAAAACCAGGACTGGTCGGAGATAAAGTTTACGGACAGCCGTTGGACCATTTGCAAGTGACGCATTATTATAATGCCAACTTCACCGCACAGCACGGAAAACCGAATGGCAACGTAACGGACACCGCTGCAGGAGAGCCAGAACTGGTGTTGAAGCTTTACTATACAAAGGATAAAGATGTTCCGTTTACGCTTTATAAATTAGGAATGGATGGTCAGCCGCTGCGAAGGACAGAGAGTGCCCATGTGACATTCAAGGTGTATCGTTTCATGTATAAATCAGGTACAGATCGCGCGACGCATCCGCCTACACCAGAAAATATCGCGGCTGATTATTGGCGGCGTGTCGTAGTAAATTCGGATAATTCACTTAAGTCAACGACAGTCAATGACCCGTTGCCTGATCTGGAATTGACTACCGATGAGCTCGGACGGATACGGGATGAGCGATTGGTTTTTAGTACCGTTTTTGGGGCGCAACTGGCGTTGGTCGAGGTTGAAAATACCCATCCAGATTACCAAGTACCTCCTGTTGAGGAGAACTATTGGGTCGTTCAGATCAAAAATCCAAGCGGTTTTGACTGGGTAGAAGGGTATGGGACCAAAAAAACAGGTCGGGTGAAATACCGACCGGAAGGCACCGCCGTTGATTATTGGGCGATCCCGAACCGGTTTGATGTTGAACCCACTATTTATAAAGTAGATGAAAACAATGATCCGATGCCTTCAGACGATGAAAAATCAGTTGAATTCGACGTATATGAGTACATTGGACCAGAAGCTGATCGTCCGGATAAGGTAACGGATGCAAAAAAAGACCATAACAATCCATTAGCAACTGGTTACAAAAATAATTGGAACAAGCTGACTGGCTCACCTTACACGACAAATGCGGAGGGGAAATTGGTTGATGCAGGTGGTACGCCAATAAATCTGGCACCGGATAAAGTATACAGTTTTATTGAAAGAAAAACCTATGACGGGTATCAATTGCCGAACAATCATTCCTTTAGTACCAATCGTACGAGTCATTGGTTAGTGAGTCCGTCTGGAAATCTGCAGTCTGGTTTTTCTGGCTATGTCGATTCAAGACCTGCTCAGTGGTTGGATTCCTTTTACGAAAATGCTGCCGGATCTGATGTTCGCCCTGAGGGAATCTATCTGAAAAACAAGAAATTGACGAAGATCCCGATTTTTAAAGTAGATGGAGATCTGAATCCGATCACGCAGCATTCAGCAGACAGTTTCAAATTTGAAACCTTTTTATACCAAGGGTCCAGCGGGTATGAAACGGCTGAACTTGGCACGGGTTCTTGGAAAAAAATCTCAGGAAACACCTTAGCGGATTCTTTCGACAGTTCGGGTTCGGGGCGTCTCTTCACGGAGGATGATTCGTTGGAGACGAAGGTTGGACGGACGGAGGTAGTCAAGGAGCAGATCGTTGGTGTCCGTGAAGTCAAAGGAATGCATGATTATGTGACTCACGATGGGCACTGGGTCGTGAAGCTGGTCTGGGACCCGGTCGCGAAGGTCAACAAGGTAACGAGTATCGAATATTTTGAGAACGGGGAACTGATTACTGGGGCGGATAGCACCATCTATCATGAGCGATTGAATGGCGAGGCGTACCTTAAGAACCAAAAAGTCCCAACGTATGATTTTTCCTTCATTAAAGAAAACGAGCGGCAGCAGCCGTTAGGAAATGTGGCGTTTGCTTTATATAAAGAAAGAAATACAACTGGGAGCGAAGATCCGAATGTTGCGGATACGCGGTGGGATCTATCGGAGGAGCCGTACCGTGAAGCGGTCAGCAGTTTGGACATCGGCGATTTAGGAAGGGTTTCCTTCAAGGCGCTGATCGAAGGCAGCTACCTGTTGGTTGAGACCAAAACGGTCGACGGGTACCACTTGCCGCAGGGCTATTGGATTCTTACGGTCAACGATCAAGGGAAAGTAACGATTCGAGGAAGTACCGATCCACCGCCGCCAGCCTTTTACAAAAGAGACGAGGAGCTGTATTTGCCAAACTACAGAGAGACCATTATGCCAAAAGCAGGAGGGATCGGCCTTCATACTGTGGTGAGTATAGGGATCGTATTACTTGGGTTATCAGCACTTGTATTTTTGGAGATTTACAAGCGTCAGCTTACAGAAGGAATCAGGTTTGTCTCAGACAAATTGAAAAAATAA
- a CDS encoding pilin N-terminal domain-containing protein: protein MKKKKLIFSALLCLLASVLLSVVQAVEVLAAPQDEVTIVLHKRALREADMEAFDPHQNDGNKAEDAAAIYTKTTPLEGAIFDVYDVTQLYIESELGENDFLDRINDMSCQQAIAYLKKRQMEPIVKQHAAAGKTDAEGVTQFTLPSYNQQLKKDAAYVIVETGVDPAAGVTVDISRARPFAVVLPLKDPITHESMATIHLYPKNLSYLRNPYFYKIGKKQDATEVALAGAVFGLYRYNDRGEKEYLHKDPTAELKNKWLVLENPSTESDIARFVSDKEGLVEMTQHYLPAGTYYFDELQGVAGYAVSKEARAIEVVIPDTSRDEAGKLQPITVNGYRMEEDDNGTITAAAKEKKEPRVYNNERSKLPDTLDETPDGKEKLRRLLPKTGEVAAPYLMIAGAVLLVGSLLIRQRRKHS from the coding sequence ATGAAAAAGAAGAAATTGATTTTTAGCGCGCTTCTCTGTTTGCTGGCTTCGGTGCTGCTGTCGGTTGTTCAGGCGGTCGAAGTTTTGGCAGCCCCGCAGGATGAAGTCACGATCGTTTTGCATAAGCGCGCTTTGCGTGAGGCGGATATGGAGGCCTTTGATCCCCATCAGAATGATGGAAACAAAGCAGAGGATGCGGCGGCGATCTATACAAAAACGACACCTTTAGAAGGGGCGATCTTTGATGTCTATGACGTGACCCAGCTCTATATCGAAAGTGAATTAGGCGAGAATGATTTCTTGGACCGTATCAATGACATGAGCTGCCAGCAGGCGATCGCCTACTTGAAAAAACGACAGATGGAACCCATCGTCAAGCAACATGCGGCAGCAGGAAAAACGGATGCGGAAGGCGTGACTCAGTTTACCCTTCCAAGTTACAATCAGCAGCTCAAAAAGGACGCCGCCTACGTGATCGTGGAAACGGGGGTAGATCCCGCCGCTGGAGTGACGGTGGATATCTCCCGCGCGCGGCCTTTTGCGGTCGTCTTGCCCTTGAAGGACCCGATCACCCACGAGTCGATGGCGACGATCCACTTGTACCCGAAAAATTTGAGCTATTTGCGGAATCCGTATTTTTATAAAATTGGGAAAAAGCAGGACGCGACGGAGGTGGCTTTGGCCGGTGCAGTCTTCGGCTTGTATCGTTACAATGATCGTGGCGAGAAAGAGTATCTCCACAAGGACCCAACGGCGGAACTGAAAAATAAATGGCTGGTGCTTGAGAACCCCTCCACTGAATCGGACATTGCCCGTTTTGTTTCCGACAAGGAGGGCTTAGTGGAGATGACTCAGCATTATTTGCCCGCAGGAACCTATTACTTTGATGAATTGCAGGGCGTAGCAGGCTATGCTGTTTCGAAGGAAGCGCGAGCGATCGAGGTAGTCATCCCGGATACGTCGAGAGATGAGGCCGGAAAACTCCAGCCAATCACCGTCAACGGCTATAGGATGGAAGAAGACGACAATGGCACTATCACCGCTGCTGCCAAAGAGAAAAAGGAGCCGCGCGTCTATAATAACGAACGAAGCAAGCTGCCAGATACGCTAGACGAAACACCTGACGGAAAAGAAAAATTACGTCGGCTCCTACCAAAGACAGGCGAAGTCGCGGCACCCTACTTGATGATCGCCGGGGCCGTCTTGCTCGTAGGATCGCTGCTTATTCGACAACGGAGAAAGCACTCGTGA
- a CDS encoding sugar transferase, with translation MKAEKSLWDSGHTKNEAYDDPAFLERTWIDKKKLKRQKGYAFVKRAMDLFLSCFGLVLISPVMIWVAYRIHKEEPRASVIFAQERIGRNGRPFRMYKFRSMCVNAEEQLTDLLIKNEVKGAMFKIKEDPRVTPFGKFIRRTSLDELPQLINVIKGEMSLIGPRPPLQREVAEYSQYDKQRLLVKPGCSGAWQVSGRSDIHFEEMVELDVHYIKTRTTRADLLLIVKTLKVMLTSSGAY, from the coding sequence GAAGCTTATGACGATCCGGCGTTTTTAGAGCGGACTTGGATCGATAAGAAGAAGCTCAAACGCCAAAAAGGATATGCTTTCGTAAAACGAGCAATGGATCTTTTTTTGAGTTGCTTCGGGCTTGTTTTGATTTCTCCAGTGATGATCTGGGTCGCATATCGCATACATAAAGAAGAACCGCGCGCATCTGTGATTTTCGCACAGGAGCGTATCGGTAGGAATGGCAGACCCTTCAGGATGTATAAATTCCGTTCGATGTGTGTCAACGCGGAAGAGCAATTAACGGATCTTTTGATCAAAAATGAGGTCAAAGGAGCGATGTTCAAGATCAAGGAAGACCCTAGAGTCACGCCCTTTGGCAAATTTATTCGACGGACCAGCTTAGACGAACTGCCTCAATTGATCAATGTGATCAAGGGGGAAATGAGTCTGATCGGTCCAAGACCGCCGCTGCAAAGAGAGGTTGCGGAATACAGTCAGTATGACAAACAGCGACTGCTAGTGAAGCCGGGTTGTTCGGGAGCGTGGCAAGTCTCTGGACGCAGCGACATCCATTTTGAGGAAATGGTAGAATTGGATGTTCACTATATCAAGACACGCACGACGCGCGCCGATCTTTTGCTGATCGTCAAGACGCTTAAAGTCATGCTTACCTCAAGCGGCGCGTATTGA
- a CDS encoding alpha/beta hydrolase, with the protein MDYLYQEGQPKGKKFILLHGTGGDETSLVDLAKVLDANSTILSFRGTVEEEGMNRFFKRNGLNQFDFDSLEKETDNLQEVIEQLSEEKGIPLDEWVLVGYSNGANIAAHLLLERQTALAKGIFFHPMSLEVHTQTFDLGDKKIWVSYGGDRDPIVSEASFSELVAAFRERQAAVTVAETAHGHQVSMEEVQQAREWLHQ; encoded by the coding sequence ATGGACTATCTTTATCAAGAAGGACAACCAAAGGGGAAAAAATTTATTTTGCTGCACGGAACAGGCGGCGATGAAACGTCTTTAGTGGATCTGGCAAAGGTTTTAGACGCGAATAGTACGATTTTATCCTTTCGCGGCACAGTCGAAGAAGAAGGCATGAATCGTTTCTTTAAACGGAACGGTTTGAATCAGTTTGATTTTGACAGTCTCGAGAAGGAGACGGACAATCTGCAGGAAGTCATCGAACAGCTCAGTGAAGAAAAAGGGATTCCTTTAGACGAATGGGTCTTGGTTGGTTATTCGAATGGTGCGAATATTGCAGCACATCTTTTACTGGAGCGTCAGACGGCATTGGCAAAAGGTATTTTCTTCCACCCGATGTCATTGGAAGTACACACCCAGACATTCGATCTCGGGGACAAGAAGATCTGGGTTTCTTATGGCGGGGATCGCGACCCGATCGTTAGCGAAGCGTCATTTTCAGAATTGGTCGCGGCTTTTCGGGAGCGACAGGCGGCAGTTACTGTCGCAGAAACGGCTCACGGTCACCAAGTGAGCATGGAAGAAGTGCAGCAAGCCCGCGAGTGGTTGCATCAATGA
- a CDS encoding SpaH/EbpB family LPXTG-anchored major pilin, producing MKKLTKLIAAVLMVSSIVLGGFNAFAAPDAPIAPAQGDLTIHKYLLTDDAAGPAGTGDASDANTVPDSAIKLQGVKFTVYKVGAPAEPTPNAPKVIPGGEGWTYVLNEDDMEVTAKKGSESYVYAVGTGIEKTTAVDGTAKWEDLDKGQYLVVESDISGAKNPTGEEVKIEVKTPNFVVAVPMSIKNSSGHITGWNDDVHVFPKNEAIEAVKEVEQTNDVSIGDILDFKITATVPEKIDEYIKFNISDTLDEALDLVPGSVKVYGAKGTPLVETELINPGSPDEYYTIEPIDSGDPTRGFKVVFTEKGRKHLAVTDYKKVIVKFQAKINEKAVFNPVTDDHGNVIPNKGKLEYTNENNDEKDKDTNETETPVGQIELEKVDKDGNAIKTDTAKFKISNTEANARAERFIKVKKDAGGNVIEVAYPNKNGDGTYDKPDLTGFVDYEVETDIADGKARFVGLKVPIDYWLVETKAPDGYNLLGDPFNVKFDTDEAEKNAKYVLEKDVINSNGFKLPETGGMGVIALVVAGIVLIGLAIMLVLPKKRHS from the coding sequence ATGAAGAAATTAACGAAATTAATAGCCGCTGTATTAATGGTTTCATCAATAGTATTGGGAGGCTTCAATGCATTCGCGGCACCTGACGCCCCCATCGCTCCCGCGCAAGGGGATTTGACGATCCATAAATATTTACTGACTGACGATGCCGCAGGACCGGCAGGAACCGGGGATGCCAGTGATGCGAACACTGTACCTGACTCAGCCATTAAATTGCAGGGTGTTAAATTTACGGTCTATAAAGTGGGCGCTCCTGCTGAACCGACTCCGAATGCGCCAAAAGTCATTCCTGGCGGAGAGGGCTGGACGTATGTTTTAAATGAAGATGATATGGAAGTAACGGCTAAGAAGGGGTCGGAATCCTATGTTTACGCCGTTGGTACCGGGATTGAAAAAACTACCGCTGTAGATGGCACAGCCAAATGGGAAGACTTAGACAAAGGGCAATACCTAGTCGTTGAATCAGATATTTCAGGAGCTAAAAATCCTACTGGTGAAGAAGTGAAAATCGAAGTGAAGACACCGAACTTTGTGGTGGCTGTCCCAATGTCGATCAAAAATAGTTCAGGCCACATCACAGGCTGGAACGATGACGTTCACGTTTTTCCTAAAAACGAAGCTATCGAAGCCGTTAAGGAAGTCGAACAGACCAACGATGTGAGTATCGGTGATATCTTAGATTTTAAGATCACCGCAACAGTACCCGAAAAAATCGACGAATACATCAAGTTCAATATTTCAGATACATTAGATGAAGCGTTGGATCTAGTACCAGGCAGCGTGAAAGTTTACGGAGCGAAAGGGACGCCTTTAGTGGAAACAGAACTTATTAATCCTGGCTCTCCAGATGAATATTACACGATCGAACCAATCGATTCAGGTGATCCGACACGCGGCTTCAAAGTCGTCTTTACAGAAAAAGGTAGGAAGCACCTAGCTGTCACCGACTACAAAAAGGTCATCGTCAAATTCCAAGCGAAGATCAATGAAAAAGCGGTCTTCAATCCAGTAACAGATGATCATGGCAACGTCATTCCCAATAAGGGGAAATTAGAATACACGAACGAAAATAACGATGAAAAAGACAAAGACACTAACGAAACAGAAACGCCTGTCGGTCAAATCGAGCTAGAAAAAGTAGACAAAGACGGAAATGCGATCAAGACAGACACAGCTAAATTCAAAATCAGTAATACCGAGGCAAACGCCAGAGCGGAACGATTCATCAAAGTGAAAAAAGATGCTGGTGGAAACGTGATCGAAGTAGCATATCCAAACAAAAATGGAGATGGTACTTATGACAAACCGGACCTTACAGGATTCGTTGATTACGAAGTGGAAACAGATATAGCTGATGGAAAAGCCCGCTTTGTCGGGTTGAAGGTGCCGATCGACTACTGGCTGGTGGAAACGAAAGCACCAGATGGCTACAACCTGTTGGGTGATCCGTTCAACGTGAAATTTGATACGGATGAAGCAGAAAAGAATGCGAAATACGTTTTAGAAAAAGATGTGATCAACTCAAATGGCTTTAAGCTTCCTGAAACAGGGGGCATGGGCGTGATCGCGTTGGTAGTTGCCGGGATCGTATTGATTGGGCTGGCAATCATGCTTGTTTTACCTAAGAAACGCCATTCATAA
- a CDS encoding VanZ family protein, translated as MKKIIAGVVSLLLSYGMVYTLVMPTLQNYPRLARMAQRFEYTDEALWLFIFLSLWLFYWQWEQRKLWSIYLYLFYSCYFLLLFIMLFTKARAYHSFNLNPFELYLNNGQQIIELLLNIGYFIPLGCLYGLRASKVEAAVIALTTIIGIETIQYVFYIGTFDIWDIFSNAVGCGIGYFLCIKFKERLA; from the coding sequence GTGAAGAAGATCATTGCAGGCGTGGTTTCTCTGCTGCTGAGCTACGGGATGGTTTATACCTTGGTCATGCCGACGTTGCAGAATTATCCTCGTTTGGCCCGAATGGCGCAGCGCTTTGAATACACGGATGAGGCACTGTGGCTCTTTATTTTTTTGAGTTTGTGGCTCTTTTATTGGCAATGGGAGCAGCGAAAGCTATGGAGTATCTACCTGTATCTTTTTTATAGCTGCTATTTTTTACTGTTGTTCATCATGCTTTTTACGAAAGCACGAGCCTATCATTCGTTTAATTTGAATCCTTTTGAATTGTATTTGAATAATGGGCAGCAGATCATCGAGCTGTTGCTGAACATCGGGTATTTTATTCCGTTGGGCTGCTTGTATGGCCTTCGCGCCAGCAAAGTGGAGGCGGCGGTCATTGCATTGACGACGATCATCGGAATCGAGACGATCCAATATGTATTCTATATCGGGACCTTCGATATTTGGGATATTTTTTCGAACGCTGTCGGCTGCGGGATCGGGTATTTCTTATGTATAAAATTTAAAGAGCGACTGGCTTAA
- a CDS encoding class C sortase, translating to MKRIMVAVCLLLAGAGVLGYPVVSKYLSDKNSSYVMDNYEKNVAKLDQATLDKEWEKAVAFNDSLAGNPVRDPFVKGSGYAMQSNYYDLLKIEDMMGTLEVPKIRVKMPIYHGTKSSTLRKGIGHLEGSSLPVGGGNTHAVLTGHTGVTAGKMLTDLTEVKKGDLFFLTVLNRTLAYQVDQIQVVLPEQTEALKMIPGEDHVTLLTCTPYGVNSHRLLVRGVRTTYVPEEKNAIKPVKSSKEHRKILLAAATTGTVMLLLIGIRIYYLRKKS from the coding sequence ATGAAACGAATAATGGTCGCTGTTTGTCTTCTTTTAGCAGGCGCTGGCGTTTTGGGGTACCCCGTCGTTAGTAAGTATCTTTCGGATAAAAACAGCAGTTACGTGATGGACAACTATGAAAAAAACGTGGCAAAGCTCGATCAGGCGACCTTGGACAAGGAATGGGAGAAGGCGGTCGCGTTTAACGACTCATTGGCAGGAAATCCTGTGCGTGATCCTTTTGTAAAGGGATCGGGCTATGCGATGCAGTCCAACTACTATGATTTATTGAAGATCGAGGACATGATGGGAACGCTGGAGGTACCAAAGATTCGTGTGAAAATGCCGATCTATCACGGAACGAAATCATCGACCCTGCGAAAGGGGATCGGCCATTTGGAGGGGTCCTCGCTGCCGGTGGGCGGAGGGAATACCCACGCGGTATTGACGGGACACACTGGGGTGACTGCTGGCAAGATGTTGACGGATTTGACGGAGGTGAAGAAGGGGGATCTGTTCTTTCTCACCGTGTTGAATCGGACGCTGGCCTATCAAGTCGATCAGATCCAAGTTGTTTTACCGGAACAGACCGAGGCGCTGAAAATGATCCCCGGGGAAGACCACGTGACACTTTTGACGTGTACACCCTATGGAGTGAACTCCCATCGTTTACTGGTGCGGGGTGTGCGCACAACCTATGTGCCCGAGGAAAAGAACGCGATCAAGCCCGTCAAAAGCTCGAAGGAACATCGGAAGATCCTCTTGGCTGCGGCGACCACCGGAACTGTCATGCTGCTTTTGATCGGCATTCGAATCTATTATCTGCGTAAAAAATCTTGA